The following coding sequences lie in one Pseudoalteromonas sp. Scap06 genomic window:
- a CDS encoding methyl-accepting chemotaxis protein: MTRSILFRLVVTTLSAMILVLLCFGIYDYTTQSKQLKQKLDTEISLAKERIGLSLPNAMWNFQDELANKLIKAEVASDNISKITIYDTNEQVFAETDGVKTQSVIQSELIYDDSGTPNKVGSVSLYVEYSHIDKVLTELAIFLVIEMLLLASILGAVLVYIFKKLVAQPLSEVAEKMAMIASGDGDLTQEIVVRRDDEIGQLAASFNKFEHKIAALINGFKLSVDDSLSVAGNISSLSAEGVHYLSTQQVETDQIATAITQMASSATEIENNAKHTLNSAETANIDAQKVHEAFLNSINSIESLVGQLDESSRVIGTLEESVQDIVSVLDVIQAIAEQTNLLALNAAIEAARAGEQGRGFAVVADEVRSLASRTQKSTAEIHTTIENLQKGSQSAVNVMQLSKNMSQDSMSAATAASELIANISDAIGSITQMSSHISSAVTEQSTVAEDLSKNINEVVSAGQSSMAKIEQVQTYSRDMQELAAQLKDSASVFKT, encoded by the coding sequence TTGACCCGTTCAATTTTATTTAGGCTTGTAGTTACCACGTTGAGCGCTATGATATTGGTGCTGTTGTGCTTTGGAATTTATGATTATACCACCCAAAGTAAGCAACTAAAGCAAAAACTTGATACTGAGATTAGCCTAGCTAAGGAACGTATTGGTTTATCGTTACCCAATGCAATGTGGAACTTTCAAGACGAGCTCGCAAATAAGTTAATAAAAGCTGAAGTAGCTTCTGATAATATTTCTAAAATAACAATTTATGATACTAATGAGCAAGTTTTTGCAGAAACAGACGGTGTAAAAACACAGTCTGTTATACAAAGTGAACTTATTTATGATGATTCAGGTACTCCTAATAAAGTCGGCTCAGTGAGTCTTTACGTTGAATACAGTCATATTGATAAAGTATTAACTGAATTGGCGATATTTTTAGTCATTGAGATGCTGTTGCTTGCCAGTATTTTGGGAGCTGTTTTAGTTTATATTTTTAAAAAACTAGTTGCGCAGCCTCTATCTGAGGTAGCAGAAAAAATGGCAATGATAGCCAGTGGTGATGGCGACCTAACACAAGAAATCGTTGTTAGACGCGATGACGAAATAGGTCAACTGGCAGCCTCTTTTAATAAGTTTGAGCATAAAATTGCAGCGCTTATAAATGGTTTTAAATTGTCGGTAGATGATTCGCTTAGTGTTGCAGGTAATATCTCATCACTAAGCGCAGAAGGCGTGCACTATTTATCCACACAACAGGTAGAAACAGACCAAATAGCGACAGCCATTACACAAATGGCTTCCTCTGCAACCGAAATAGAAAATAACGCAAAGCATACTTTGAACTCTGCAGAAACTGCAAATATTGATGCACAAAAAGTTCATGAAGCTTTTTTAAACTCTATTAACTCTATTGAAAGTTTAGTCGGTCAACTTGATGAATCATCTAGAGTAATAGGTACTTTAGAAGAATCTGTTCAGGATATTGTATCAGTACTTGACGTTATTCAGGCTATCGCAGAACAAACAAACCTACTGGCATTAAACGCCGCTATTGAAGCAGCTCGAGCAGGTGAGCAAGGGCGAGGGTTTGCCGTAGTTGCTGATGAAGTACGTTCTTTGGCAAGTAGAACACAAAAAAGCACAGCGGAGATCCATACTACCATTGAAAATTTGCAAAAAGGCTCTCAATCTGCAGTAAATGTCATGCAACTTAGTAAAAATATGAGTCAAGACAGTATGAGTGCCGCAACTGCAGCGAGCGAGCTGATTGCAAATATTTCTGACGCAATTGGATCAATTACCCAAATGTCGAGCCATATTTCAAGTGCAGTTACCGAGCAAAGCACCGTTGCTGAGGACTTAAGTAAAAATATTAATGAAGTGGTATCGGCTGGACAAAGTAGTATGGCTAAAATTGAACAAGTTCAAACTTACTCTCGGGATATGCAAGAGCTAGCGGCACAATTAAAAGATTCTGCCAGTGTTTTTAAAACGTAA
- the gpsA gene encoding NAD(P)H-dependent glycerol-3-phosphate dehydrogenase, translating into MNTATSAVTVLGAGSYGTALAICLARNGHKVTLWGRNSQDVATLAAERKNQRYLPDIPFPDTLTLEADLQHATAASDIVLVVVPSHAFADTLKQIKPALRSDAKIAWATKGLEPDTGRLLQEVAVQELGEEVPLAVLSGPTFAKEMAKGSPTAISVSSTSSAFAKQIADLLHCGRSFRVYNNDDFIGIQLGGAVKNVIAIGAGISDGVGFGANARTALITRGLAELSRLGCALGAKPETFMGMAGLGDLILTCTDNQSRNRRFGLALGQGESVDDAIASIGQVVEGFRNTKEVYLLAQRAGVEMPITEQIYKVLYENKGMKAAAMALLGREQTSE; encoded by the coding sequence ATGAATACAGCAACATCAGCTGTTACTGTTTTAGGGGCGGGGTCATATGGCACCGCCCTTGCTATTTGTTTAGCCCGAAATGGTCACAAAGTGACTTTATGGGGACGCAATAGTCAAGACGTTGCGACGCTTGCAGCTGAGCGAAAAAATCAACGTTACTTACCTGATATTCCTTTTCCTGACACCTTAACTCTTGAAGCTGATTTACAGCATGCAACAGCAGCTAGCGATATTGTTTTAGTTGTTGTGCCGAGTCATGCGTTTGCTGACACGTTAAAGCAAATTAAACCGGCTTTGCGCTCTGATGCAAAAATAGCGTGGGCTACTAAAGGACTTGAGCCTGATACTGGGCGTTTATTGCAAGAAGTGGCAGTGCAAGAACTCGGTGAAGAAGTGCCATTAGCGGTGCTTTCGGGGCCAACTTTTGCTAAAGAAATGGCGAAGGGTTCACCAACTGCCATTTCGGTGTCATCAACGTCATCAGCATTTGCGAAACAAATTGCCGATTTATTACATTGCGGTCGATCGTTTAGAGTGTACAACAATGACGACTTTATTGGCATACAGCTTGGTGGTGCGGTTAAAAACGTGATTGCTATTGGTGCAGGGATTTCTGATGGTGTCGGCTTTGGTGCAAATGCACGTACCGCGCTTATTACTCGTGGTTTAGCAGAGTTATCGCGTTTGGGTTGTGCCCTAGGTGCGAAACCAGAGACCTTTATGGGGATGGCTGGTTTAGGCGATTTAATTCTAACCTGTACCGATAATCAGTCGCGCAACCGCCGTTTTGGTTTAGCCTTAGGTCAAGGTGAAAGTGTTGATGATGCGATTGCATCAATCGGCCAAGTAGTTGAAGGCTTCAGAAATACCAAAGAAGTGTATTTACTTGCGCAGCGTGCGGGCGTTGAAATGCCAATCACTGAGCAAATATACAAAGTGCTTTATGAGAATAAAGGCATGAAAGCAGCTGCTATGGCATTACTTGGTAGAGAACAAACTTCTGAGTAA
- the secB gene encoding protein-export chaperone SecB — MNEQNQNAAAEADAGAQFTIQRIYTKDVSFETPNSPAIFQKEWAPEVKLDLDTRSNKLDEGVYEVVLALTVTASIGEETAFLCEIQQAGIFTIAEVEEMQLAHMLGAFCPNVLFPYAREAVSNLVNRGTFPQLNLAPVNFDALFAQYMQQRTAQAEQASADA, encoded by the coding sequence ATGAACGAACAAAATCAAAACGCAGCAGCAGAAGCTGATGCAGGCGCACAGTTTACTATTCAACGTATTTACACTAAAGATGTGTCGTTTGAAACGCCAAATTCACCAGCTATTTTTCAAAAAGAGTGGGCTCCAGAAGTAAAATTAGATTTAGATACACGCTCTAATAAGCTTGATGAAGGTGTATACGAAGTTGTTTTAGCATTAACTGTGACGGCATCTATCGGTGAAGAAACTGCGTTTTTGTGTGAAATTCAGCAAGCAGGTATTTTTACTATTGCTGAAGTTGAAGAAATGCAATTAGCACACATGCTGGGTGCATTCTGTCCTAACGTGTTATTCCCATATGCACGTGAAGCGGTATCGAACTTAGTAAATCGTGGTACGTTTCCACAACTTAATCTTGCGCCAGTTAACTTTGACGCATTATTTGCACAGTACATGCAGCAACGCACAGCGCAAGCTGAGCAGGCTTCAGCAGACGCATAA
- the grxC gene encoding glutaredoxin 3, whose protein sequence is MSNVVLYTKGYCPFCHRALALLDSKGVEYTNIDIGVQPELRDEMIAKAGGASTVPQIFINDEHIGGCDDMMALEAQGHLDAKLSA, encoded by the coding sequence ATGAGTAACGTTGTTTTATACACCAAAGGATATTGTCCTTTTTGTCATCGCGCATTAGCGCTGTTAGACAGCAAAGGTGTAGAATACACAAACATTGATATTGGCGTTCAGCCAGAGCTTCGCGATGAAATGATCGCCAAAGCCGGTGGCGCAAGCACGGTTCCACAAATTTTTATTAACGATGAACACATCGGTGGCTGTGACGACATGATGGCACTAGAAGCACAAGGTCACCTTGACGCTAAGCTGAGTGCTTAA
- a CDS encoding rhodanese-like domain-containing protein has product MDQYIEFVSNHPILSLAWVAIAFLIVSGAIKSKFSAIRQINPQQLTLLINREDGQVVDMRGQKEFKTGHIAGAVHLNPEKAKESDFSTLEKYKSKPIIVVCAAGMTASGVATAMHKSGYEQVYVLSGGMGAWQSASLPTTSGR; this is encoded by the coding sequence ATGGATCAATATATTGAATTTGTCTCAAATCATCCAATTCTAAGCCTAGCTTGGGTTGCGATTGCGTTTCTTATTGTTAGTGGCGCAATAAAAAGTAAATTTTCAGCAATTCGTCAGATCAATCCTCAGCAGTTAACGTTACTTATTAACCGCGAAGACGGTCAGGTTGTTGATATGCGCGGGCAAAAAGAGTTTAAAACAGGTCATATTGCCGGTGCTGTGCACTTAAACCCAGAAAAAGCTAAAGAATCTGATTTCTCAACCCTTGAAAAGTATAAGAGCAAACCCATTATAGTGGTATGTGCTGCAGGCATGACTGCCTCAGGTGTTGCAACTGCAATGCATAAATCAGGCTATGAACAGGTTTATGTTTTATCTGGCGGTATGGGTGCGTGGCAATCAGCAAGTCTGCCAACAACAAGCGGTCGCTAA
- the gpmM gene encoding 2,3-bisphosphoglycerate-independent phosphoglycerate mutase, whose translation MTEHKKPLVLMILDGWGYREDEQSNAILAANTPVLDELWATRPHTLISASGLDVGLPGGQMGNSEVGHVNLGAGRIVYQDFTRITKAIDDGEFDTTPALVENIDKAVHANKAVHIMGLLSPGGVHSHEDHIVASIQLAAKRGAKEVYFHAFLDGRDTPPRSAKASIERIEALFSELKCGRLASLIGRYYAMDRDNRWNRVEKAYNLITLGESDFDYEDGVNALNAAYERDENDEFVAASTITPKGSESVKVNDGDTIIFANFRADRAREITRAFVEPDFDGFNKKKSPELSAFVMMTEYAADIDAPVAFGPTPLNNVLGEWFEKQGKTQLRISETEKYAHVTFFFSGGRENEFDGETRELIPSPQVATYDLQPEMNSQMLTDKLVAAIKSGKYDAIICNYPNGDMVGHSGVFEAAVKACEAVDSCIGRVVDALKEYGGEALITADHGNAEQMANLKTGQAHTAHTSEPVPFIYVGRDAQAHTGKALSDVAPTMLHLMGLEQPAEMTGSPIMVLK comes from the coding sequence ATGACAGAGCATAAAAAACCACTGGTATTAATGATTTTAGATGGCTGGGGATACAGAGAAGATGAGCAAAGCAATGCCATTTTAGCTGCTAATACCCCTGTATTAGATGAGCTTTGGGCAACTCGCCCTCATACATTAATTTCAGCATCGGGTTTAGATGTGGGTCTTCCTGGTGGTCAAATGGGTAATTCTGAGGTTGGCCACGTTAATTTAGGTGCTGGTCGTATTGTGTATCAAGATTTTACTCGCATCACAAAAGCCATTGATGATGGCGAATTTGATACAACCCCTGCACTGGTTGAAAACATTGATAAAGCTGTTCATGCCAACAAAGCCGTTCATATTATGGGACTGCTAAGCCCTGGTGGCGTTCATAGTCACGAAGATCATATTGTGGCGAGTATACAATTGGCTGCAAAACGCGGCGCTAAAGAGGTGTACTTTCATGCCTTTTTAGATGGCAGAGATACTCCCCCGCGCAGCGCTAAAGCATCAATTGAGCGTATTGAAGCCTTGTTTAGCGAGCTTAAATGTGGCCGTTTAGCCTCATTAATTGGTCGTTACTATGCCATGGACAGAGACAACCGCTGGAACCGTGTTGAAAAAGCGTATAATTTAATCACCCTAGGTGAAAGCGACTTTGATTATGAAGATGGCGTAAACGCACTTAACGCGGCTTATGAGCGCGATGAAAATGACGAATTTGTAGCAGCAAGTACTATTACCCCAAAAGGTAGCGAATCTGTAAAAGTAAATGATGGCGACACCATTATATTTGCCAACTTTAGAGCAGACCGCGCACGCGAAATCACTCGCGCCTTTGTCGAACCTGATTTTGACGGCTTTAATAAGAAAAAATCGCCCGAGCTTAGTGCCTTTGTGATGATGACTGAATACGCTGCTGATATTGATGCGCCAGTGGCTTTTGGCCCAACGCCGCTTAATAACGTACTTGGCGAATGGTTTGAGAAACAAGGTAAAACTCAGCTACGTATATCAGAAACTGAAAAATATGCTCACGTTACCTTTTTCTTTAGTGGCGGACGCGAAAATGAGTTTGACGGCGAAACTCGCGAGCTAATCCCATCTCCTCAAGTAGCAACGTATGATTTACAGCCAGAAATGAACTCACAAATGCTTACCGATAAACTCGTTGCAGCAATAAAAAGTGGAAAGTATGATGCCATTATTTGTAACTACCCTAATGGCGATATGGTCGGCCACTCAGGTGTATTTGAGGCGGCAGTTAAAGCCTGTGAAGCAGTAGATAGCTGTATTGGTCGTGTAGTTGATGCCCTTAAAGAATACGGTGGAGAAGCACTAATAACTGCTGATCATGGTAATGCAGAGCAAATGGCAAACCTTAAAACAGGCCAAGCGCACACAGCACATACTAGCGAGCCAGTACCCTTTATTTATGTAGGTCGTGACGCACAAGCGCATACCGGTAAAGCCTTGAGCGATGTTGCACCTACTATGCTGCATTTAATGGGTTTGGAACAACCTGCAGAAATGACCGGTTCGCCAATTATGGTGTTGAAATAA
- a CDS encoding murein hydrolase activator EnvC: MNKSACRIIACICVLNSLATGVAVANEDRTKKDLSQVQVALEQSQAEFQQQQKEIAKQQQKLKTHELAIAKNAKALNMAEQSVKKTQQQQAEQQQRAAKLEKQQAQFQRILAAQLKSAYMAGSDDYSKMLLNQEDTAKFERTLSYYNYLNKARIKQLDDLKALQVEIAKNQAELAKTKERLVALFEEQKRRQAALLGAKNERQASLQNLKKQLNKTKNSISYLEENEQTLIATIKELEEEKVTKIELLGLNRNKGKLNWPSKGKLAHRFGQRKHGGINWKGVLISASEGTSVNSIDNGQVVFADWLKGYGWVIVLDHGQGFMSLYGHAQTLLKDVGDMVRKGESVALVGQSGGQADSGLYFEIRHKGRAVNPIKWCRRI; encoded by the coding sequence ATGAATAAAAGCGCATGCCGCATCATTGCGTGTATATGTGTACTAAACTCATTAGCCACTGGCGTTGCAGTGGCTAATGAAGATCGTACCAAAAAAGACCTATCCCAAGTACAAGTTGCTTTAGAGCAAAGCCAAGCTGAGTTTCAACAACAGCAAAAAGAAATAGCTAAACAGCAGCAAAAACTAAAAACACATGAGCTAGCTATAGCGAAAAACGCTAAAGCACTTAATATGGCTGAGCAATCCGTTAAAAAAACACAACAACAGCAAGCAGAGCAACAACAACGCGCGGCAAAGCTTGAAAAACAACAAGCCCAATTTCAACGTATTTTAGCAGCACAGTTAAAAAGTGCTTATATGGCAGGTAGCGATGACTATTCAAAAATGCTACTTAACCAAGAAGATACCGCCAAATTTGAACGCACACTTAGCTACTATAACTACCTGAATAAAGCTCGTATAAAGCAACTTGATGATCTTAAAGCACTGCAAGTTGAGATTGCAAAAAATCAAGCTGAGCTTGCGAAAACAAAAGAGAGGCTCGTTGCTTTATTTGAAGAACAAAAAAGACGACAAGCAGCACTTCTTGGGGCTAAAAATGAGCGCCAAGCAAGCTTACAAAACCTAAAAAAGCAGTTAAATAAAACCAAAAATTCCATTAGCTATTTAGAAGAAAACGAACAAACTCTGATCGCCACTATCAAAGAACTTGAAGAAGAAAAAGTTACAAAAATTGAACTACTTGGCTTAAATCGTAATAAAGGAAAATTAAACTGGCCGAGCAAAGGAAAATTAGCGCATAGGTTTGGTCAACGTAAGCACGGCGGAATAAACTGGAAAGGTGTATTAATTTCTGCATCTGAAGGGACTTCAGTTAATAGCATTGATAATGGCCAAGTAGTATTTGCCGACTGGTTAAAAGGCTATGGCTGGGTAATCGTACTTGACCATGGTCAAGGTTTTATGAGCTTATACGGACACGCACAAACCTTGCTAAAAGACGTGGGTGATATGGTCAGAAAAGGTGAAAGTGTTGCATTAGTTGGGCAAAGCGGTGGACAAGCCGATTCTGGTCTATACTTTGAAATACGTCATAAAGGACGTGCTGTTAATCCCATAAAATGGTGCAGGCGTATTTAA
- a CDS encoding S41 family peptidase, producing the protein MINTHICQQKTSVKKRAPCFCFILFVLLVFFGFINTAYASSVKDLESQKINEILFNIHTYYVDDLALQNSEYIEYNSSQFERLYSKLDAYSKYLDKNELNALFNNTNGRYTGLGIEVKSIEQRTTIVKVINNSPAKQAGLRSGDIITAVNQHYVENSPIDLVAQYIKDSANGKVQLSITRNNTQTPLIFNLSRKQIKLTSVNKQLLDSGSGYIAINNFSNHTLHEVALQIAAMQNHYGHSLKGLIIDLRDNPGGTLKSAVAVADLFLQDGLIVTTKGRFYDSNQSFYAKRGDILKGAPIVVLINENSASAAEILAAALKENLRAKIVGSQSFGKGTVQSLIPLGDGDTALKLTTARYFTPLGESIEGIGVTPNVAINQTTLPQTNKAVIIKNEQSEQNTVFNAEELADIQLVKAKQLLSMQ; encoded by the coding sequence ATGATAAACACACACATTTGCCAACAAAAAACCTCTGTGAAAAAGCGTGCACCCTGCTTTTGTTTTATCTTATTTGTTTTATTAGTGTTTTTTGGCTTTATAAATACAGCCTATGCAAGCTCGGTTAAAGACTTAGAAAGCCAAAAAATAAATGAAATACTGTTTAATATTCACACCTACTACGTTGATGATTTAGCACTGCAAAACAGTGAGTATATTGAATACAACTCGTCTCAATTTGAACGCTTATACTCTAAGCTCGACGCCTACTCTAAGTATTTAGATAAAAATGAGCTAAATGCATTATTTAATAACACGAATGGTCGCTATACCGGCCTAGGTATAGAAGTAAAAAGCATCGAGCAACGCACCACGATTGTTAAAGTAATTAATAATTCACCAGCCAAACAAGCAGGACTTCGCTCAGGCGATATAATTACTGCCGTTAATCAGCACTATGTAGAAAATAGTCCGATTGATTTAGTTGCACAATACATCAAAGACAGTGCTAACGGTAAAGTACAGCTAAGTATTACCCGTAATAACACTCAAACACCGCTAATATTTAATCTCAGTAGAAAACAAATTAAGCTAACGAGTGTAAACAAGCAACTACTTGACTCAGGTAGCGGTTATATCGCTATTAATAACTTTTCTAATCACACTTTGCATGAAGTTGCCTTGCAAATAGCCGCCATGCAAAACCATTATGGCCATTCATTAAAAGGCCTAATTATTGATTTACGAGATAACCCGGGAGGCACTTTAAAGAGTGCAGTTGCGGTAGCAGACCTGTTTCTTCAAGATGGCTTAATTGTAACGACCAAAGGGCGCTTTTATGATTCGAATCAATCTTTTTACGCTAAACGCGGCGATATTTTGAAAGGTGCTCCGATTGTTGTCCTGATTAATGAAAATTCAGCCTCAGCAGCAGAAATACTGGCTGCAGCGTTAAAAGAAAATCTACGTGCAAAAATAGTAGGGAGTCAGTCGTTTGGTAAAGGAACAGTACAATCACTTATTCCATTAGGCGACGGCGATACCGCCTTAAAACTAACCACCGCACGTTACTTTACGCCACTGGGAGAGTCTATTGAAGGGATTGGCGTAACTCCAAATGTGGCGATTAATCAAACAACACTTCCACAAACAAATAAAGCCGTTATAATAAAAAATGAACAATCAGAACAAAACACCGTTTTTAACGCTGAAGAATTAGCCGATATCCAGTTAGTAAAAGCAAAACAGCTACTTAGCATGCAATAA
- a CDS encoding divergent polysaccharide deacetylase family protein, protein MVLAGLFLILFAAPYGVKAKQIAIVIDDIGYHQRDLEFLSLPGQLSYSILPHTPYSQIFATLASQSNKELLLHVPMQALNGKKLGPGALTLNMDKAQLQQTLGNALASLPQVKGVNNHMGSALTQQSQAMKWTMEVLKKRQLYFLDSRTTELSQAQNAANFLGVENIGRHVFLDNITTPEQLQFRLEELKSKATKYQFAIAIAHPYPETIDFLRQALPQLIEQGFELVPVSQLVERKYVQIAQQQAISLN, encoded by the coding sequence ATGGTGTTAGCTGGGCTTTTTTTAATCCTATTTGCTGCACCCTATGGTGTTAAAGCCAAACAAATAGCCATAGTGATCGATGACATAGGTTATCATCAACGTGACCTAGAATTCCTAAGTTTACCTGGGCAATTGTCTTATTCAATTTTGCCTCATACCCCCTATTCTCAAATATTTGCAACCCTTGCTAGTCAGTCAAATAAAGAGCTCCTGTTGCATGTGCCTATGCAAGCTTTAAATGGTAAAAAGCTAGGCCCTGGGGCACTTACTTTAAATATGGATAAAGCACAACTTCAACAAACACTCGGTAATGCACTGGCGAGTTTGCCACAAGTTAAAGGGGTTAATAATCATATGGGTTCTGCACTCACTCAGCAAAGCCAAGCAATGAAGTGGACCATGGAAGTACTTAAAAAGCGTCAGTTGTATTTTCTCGATAGCCGAACAACCGAATTAAGCCAGGCGCAAAATGCAGCTAACTTTTTGGGGGTAGAAAATATTGGTCGGCATGTATTTTTAGATAATATAACTACCCCTGAGCAGCTACAATTTAGGCTAGAAGAGCTAAAGTCAAAAGCAACTAAATATCAGTTTGCCATTGCAATAGCACACCCCTACCCCGAAACTATCGATTTTTTACGCCAAGCTTTGCCGCAATTAATCGAGCAAGGATTTGAACTGGTACCAGTATCACAGCTGGTAGAACGTAAGTATGTACAAATAGCCCAACAACAAGCCATTTCATTAAACTGA
- a CDS encoding methyl-accepting chemotaxis protein, whose protein sequence is MNSYSLKKKILLSVVLALAVIILLLSWNSYTSQKALLLKSSIDNVSQSGKQQATSIEDWLASRQQIIKSVANKVEGNTLSALQQAAFSGGFQLTYFGDSSGKMTDSDPSIDRTGFDPRTRPWYKQALLQSSTVITKPYLDTAFNQLVVSIAKTTQSGVVAGDLSIETLVDSVNTMSLPADGYAIMMHKDGTVIAYKDARKVMADITRIDSKINHQLILSNSQNGEFTPVYFEVEGREKLVWGENINNTDWQLLFVLDKQTLEAPLISLLLTQLVLVAVALLLSVLAISWLLGVLLAPLSRVSQALSTIADGNGDLTQRITVDTQDEVGVLADSFNRFVSSQHELISHIRQLATDLDFDAEKSLITNQSSVSELQRQQQEVAMVATAVTEMASATHEIAANAENTATASQQSAQSSREGKLLVDKTRNTINSLAGEIDQTTTVIGELSLHAQAISSILTTIQEIAEQTNLLALNAAIEAARAGEQGRGFAVVADEVRVLSRRTQNSTAEIYTTIETLQNTTKKAVSLMDSSKGYANNSVDDVNAAAHALEEITLAVNEISDMAGQIAVAAEEQTQVTNEITRNTVAIKDVTDEITTSATAHLSQAEVLKDRATDLNAKVATFVL, encoded by the coding sequence ATGAACTCATATTCACTAAAGAAAAAAATCTTGCTATCGGTCGTTCTTGCCCTAGCCGTTATTATTTTATTGCTGTCGTGGAATAGCTATACCTCTCAAAAAGCGTTACTGCTAAAAAGCAGTATTGATAACGTAAGCCAATCTGGTAAGCAACAGGCTACGAGTATTGAAGATTGGCTAGCTAGTCGTCAGCAGATAATTAAATCGGTTGCGAATAAGGTTGAGGGCAACACGCTCAGCGCACTTCAGCAAGCAGCATTTTCAGGTGGCTTTCAGTTAACTTACTTTGGAGATAGTAGCGGAAAAATGACTGACTCTGATCCCAGTATTGATCGCACCGGCTTCGATCCGCGCACTCGTCCATGGTATAAACAAGCACTGCTTCAAAGTAGCACCGTAATTACCAAACCTTATTTAGATACCGCGTTTAATCAGTTGGTTGTTTCTATTGCTAAAACCACGCAAAGCGGTGTGGTTGCGGGGGATTTGTCGATTGAGACCTTGGTCGATAGCGTCAATACAATGTCTTTACCTGCAGATGGATACGCCATTATGATGCATAAAGATGGCACTGTGATTGCCTATAAAGACGCTAGAAAAGTAATGGCAGATATTACGCGTATTGACTCGAAAATAAATCATCAATTGATTTTATCTAACAGCCAAAACGGTGAATTCACTCCTGTTTATTTTGAGGTTGAAGGCCGAGAGAAGCTAGTTTGGGGTGAAAACATTAACAATACAGATTGGCAGTTGTTGTTTGTATTGGATAAACAAACTTTAGAGGCTCCGCTTATTAGTTTATTGCTGACTCAATTAGTGCTGGTTGCGGTAGCACTTTTACTGAGTGTGTTGGCTATTTCATGGCTATTGGGTGTATTGCTCGCACCTTTGAGCCGAGTATCGCAAGCTTTATCAACAATTGCAGATGGTAACGGTGATTTAACTCAACGTATAACTGTTGATACGCAAGATGAAGTTGGGGTTCTGGCTGATAGTTTTAATCGTTTTGTTAGCAGCCAACATGAACTGATCAGTCATATTCGTCAATTAGCTACTGACTTAGACTTTGATGCAGAGAAAAGCTTAATCACCAACCAAAGCAGTGTCAGTGAGTTGCAGCGTCAGCAACAAGAAGTGGCTATGGTTGCTACCGCGGTCACAGAAATGGCGAGTGCAACCCATGAAATTGCCGCTAATGCAGAAAACACTGCAACCGCATCGCAACAATCGGCACAAAGTAGCCGTGAAGGTAAGTTGTTAGTTGATAAAACCAGAAACACGATTAATTCACTCGCGGGCGAAATAGACCAAACTACCACAGTTATTGGTGAATTAAGTTTGCATGCTCAGGCTATATCGAGCATTTTAACTACCATTCAAGAAATTGCTGAGCAAACAAATCTCTTAGCGCTTAATGCTGCAATAGAGGCCGCCCGTGCGGGAGAGCAGGGGCGTGGTTTTGCAGTGGTTGCCGATGAAGTGCGCGTGTTATCAAGAAGAACACAAAACTCTACAGCCGAAATTTATACCACTATAGAAACCTTACAAAACACCACTAAAAAAGCAGTGAGCTTGATGGACAGCAGTAAGGGCTATGCCAACAATAGTGTGGATGATGTAAATGCTGCCGCACACGCACTAGAAGAAATTACTTTGGCGGTAAATGAGATTTCTGATATGGCGGGTCAAATAGCGGTTGCAGCAGAAGAGCAAACGCAAGTGACCAATGAAATTACTAGAAATACGGTTGCTATTAAAGATGTAACCGATGAAATAACTACCTCAGCTACCGCGCATTTAAGCCAAGCCGAAGTATTAAAAGACAGAGCTACAGATCTAAATGCCAAGGTAGCGACATTTGTTTTATAA